A window of Formosa sp. Hel1_31_208 contains these coding sequences:
- a CDS encoding type IX secretion system membrane protein PorP/SprF — MNLKKYCLITSLALFSLVGTAQEGLPIYSDYLTDNYYLIHPSMAGVANCAKVRLTARAQWFGQDEAPNLQTLSINSRLGDSPSAIGAIVYNDKNGYHSQTGAYLTYAHHLMFSRNEIDLNMLSFGLSAGFIQYKLDETEFLADGFDPIIAGVEQSATNFNVDFGFSYHLIDFYAHATVKNVLNNDGINFNEQGLSYSNLRTYIFSAGNTFSKYNSDWSYEPSIMLMYRDATEEASIDVNFKAYKKMDFGKLWGGISYRRSLDGAEFLDGSGVSSQKLQYITPFLGVDYNNFVFAYTYSYQANSVVFNNGGFHQITLGYNFNCRREKYECNCPAIN, encoded by the coding sequence ATGAATTTAAAAAAGTATTGTTTAATAACGAGTTTAGCTCTGTTTTCATTAGTCGGAACAGCTCAAGAAGGATTGCCGATTTATTCAGATTATTTAACAGATAATTATTATCTCATTCACCCATCTATGGCTGGTGTTGCAAACTGTGCTAAAGTTAGATTAACTGCACGTGCACAGTGGTTTGGTCAAGATGAAGCTCCAAACTTACAAACATTAAGTATAAATAGTAGACTAGGAGATTCACCATCTGCCATTGGAGCCATTGTATATAATGATAAAAATGGATACCACTCACAAACAGGCGCTTACTTAACATATGCGCATCACTTGATGTTTTCACGAAATGAAATCGATTTAAATATGCTATCATTTGGTTTAAGTGCTGGTTTTATACAGTATAAACTGGATGAAACAGAATTTTTAGCTGATGGTTTTGACCCTATTATTGCTGGAGTAGAACAGAGTGCGACAAATTTCAATGTAGATTTTGGATTTTCGTATCATTTAATTGATTTCTATGCACATGCAACGGTAAAGAACGTCCTTAACAACGATGGTATTAATTTTAATGAGCAAGGATTGAGTTATAGTAATTTAAGAACTTATATTTTTTCTGCTGGAAATACCTTTAGCAAATATAATAGCGATTGGAGTTATGAGCCATCAATCATGTTGATGTATAGAGATGCTACAGAAGAGGCTTCTATTGATGTTAATTTTAAGGCCTATAAGAAAATGGACTTTGGGAAACTATGGGGTGGAATATCTTATAGGAGAAGTCTAGATGGTGCTGAGTTTTTAGATGGTTCAGGAGTTAGCAGCCAGAAGTTACAGTATATCACACCATTTTTGGGTGTGGACTATAATAATTTTGTTTTCGCATACACATACTCGTACCAAGCAAATTCTGTTGTCTTTAACAACGGTGGATTTCATCAAATTACGTTAGGATATAACTTTAATTGTAGACGAGAAAAGTACGAGTGTAATTGTCCGGCTATTAACTAG
- a CDS encoding choice-of-anchor L domain-containing protein — protein sequence MKKLYILFILLTYNAFSQDLNMQSGSFNRCAPDVFYDSGGAGGAYGSNENFVTTICSLNAGEFIILEFTEFNTQLSADVMTLYDGTDTAAPVIGTYSGVAGPGTVIPSAGNTSGCITIEFVSDGMGTTTGWAANIICAVPCQTITPSIDSTVPDVNAAGVVLINAGGQVDFNASATFSSDGTGATYDWNFGDTNTGTGTSVSNIYANPGTYTVTLTVTDDNPVGCSESTTITVFVLGPNVVIDQTTFTVEELIQDVLIDSPCAQVSNITFSTGTNFGDDNGIGYFISNGSDFPFTDGIIMTSGNASEARGPNNIGMSAGGFGWPGDAELDAAVGINSNNASIIEFDFVPLADSISFEFLMASEEYDMGSFECNFSDAFAFLLTDSAGNTTNLAVLPGTTTPILVTNIHLDNGACPGINEQYFGGYTPNNGPPIAFDGRTAVFTAQSPVIPGDNYSIKLVVADASDTALDSGVFLQAGSFNLGGDLGDDITIVAGNAECGGEIVTLDTQAPTATHVWYKDGIEIPGETSSTLDVSEAGIYSVDVIFSGACQASDSVIVEYKPVPVANIPPNLTICSTTGTGEFILTDNDSEILGAQDPTEFIISYHLIEQDAIDNINPLASPYTNISNPQTIWARIGELSQECFAITSFDLEFVNLNINAALTPQQVCDDNNDGFASFNLADTNVEVIAALDPATVTVSYHLSFVDADTDVNPLPIPYTNSVMSAQTIWVRVEANGTTDCYNITTLDLFVNPLPVPITPTPLEVCDDDNDGFSTFNLILKDAEILGGQTGMTVTYHETVAEAETGVNPQASPYSNLSANSQIIIARLEDDTTGCADTVELLLVVNPLPAVSAISNYELCDYNAPGDEIEVFDLSTKDMEAINGQTGVTVSYHATQTDAETGASPLPNLYSNTSTPQTIFVNITNTTSNCNSVGSFDLIVNPLPALVAPTPLAVCDDGTPDGITIIDLTLKNVEVTGNNPNYSVSYHIDQFDADNNLNPLAIPYTNLFNGQIVFVRVQDINTGCYDTTTLELVVEQAPIANTPTPLLYCDPDSDGFGVFDLTSKDIEITGGDPALTVSYHETMADANNNVNALTSPYNNIVENQQTVYVRVESSTIATACATIVELQLIVSPTPQLGSAPTALEVCDDLSADGFAQFDLTSKIPEILQNLADPTLYTVTFYETEMNADMSNNPIATPANYTNTTAFNQILWVRVEDIDPATGCYKLTTLELIVNALPVLLQPAPLELCDDNNPGDEVEFFMLEDATDEILNGQTGISLTYFATQADADNNTNAITSPYENTSNPQTIFVRATNDVTGCFVSTTATILLRVNPIPSPTVPTDLEECDEDNDGFTEFNLEDRTLEIIGGELDIAITYHETQQDAETGDNALASPYTNIVMDEQMIYIRATNTVTGCYNASEVLIIRVLESPEVPVTIVDYVICDTNSDGITQFDLTTKDAEILGGQTDVTLTYHVTAADALTGNNAIANVGNYTNTSNPQTIYVRLVSNINGCVDVGQFDLRVELPPVAVQPTPLELCDDEIDDEITVFDLTVKDVEITGGEASWSVSYYETDVDAQAQTNAVDAGAYTNTSVNGLPANPQTLYVVVTDTDTGCVDFTTLTIRVLPNPTPTEVLPELVLCDDINPGDMEEVFDLTTNEVLLLNGEVGVTPSYHETLEDAEEGINAIADPTMYTNTSTPQLIYVRVTNDITGCYTIVNFTLLVNPLPDVVAVTDFIACELNNDGFYDFDLTLKDAEVLNGQDATLFTVTYHETQADADALINALVSPYTNLTNPQQIFVAITNNDTGCSISTPSFNIEVQEAAEANSDMEPIVFEICDDEMDDDNDPTNNSAQFDLTLQNDAILDGQDPANYIVSYYASEADAELGVNPLPFLYENVVNPQVIWARVDNDTLDVAGMDTSICYAVAPLTLQVNPLPVFDLEDSYILCVDTNGSEVLNLPVLETGLDTGQYTFVWFFNGTEIAGATDSSYMPSEGGTYSVTVTDVTSSPNTMCESSDITEVIESSPPTVMALVVSLDFADVHVIEVTVEGSGDYEYSLDGGPWQDDNIFTDVSIGDHTVTVRDKIGCGEASDDVTVMDYPKFFTPNGDGYNDTWNITDIDNQPNAKIYIFDRYGKLIKQLSPSGIGWNGTYNGNPMPTSDYWFVVEYNERSTGERKEFKAHFTLKR from the coding sequence CAGGTGCAACTTATGATTGGAATTTTGGTGATACAAATACTGGCACTGGAACTTCAGTGTCAAATATATATGCAAATCCCGGAACGTATACAGTAACACTAACTGTGACTGATGACAATCCGGTAGGATGCTCAGAATCAACAACAATCACCGTATTTGTTTTAGGACCTAATGTGGTTATTGATCAAACGACCTTCACCGTTGAAGAACTTATACAAGACGTTTTGATAGATAGTCCTTGTGCCCAAGTAAGTAATATTACCTTTTCTACCGGTACTAATTTTGGTGATGACAATGGGATAGGATATTTTATTAGCAATGGAAGTGATTTCCCATTTACAGATGGTATAATAATGACATCAGGAAATGCCAGTGAAGCAAGAGGGCCCAATAATATTGGGATGAGCGCTGGAGGATTTGGCTGGCCTGGAGATGCTGAATTGGATGCTGCTGTTGGAATAAATTCTAATAACGCAAGTATAATCGAATTTGATTTTGTCCCCTTAGCCGATAGTATCAGCTTTGAATTTTTAATGGCTTCTGAAGAATATGATATGGGTAGTTTTGAGTGTAATTTCTCTGATGCCTTTGCTTTTCTATTGACCGATTCGGCAGGAAACACAACTAACTTAGCAGTATTACCCGGTACAACAACACCAATTTTAGTAACAAATATCCATTTGGATAATGGAGCTTGTCCAGGGATTAACGAACAATATTTTGGAGGGTATACACCAAATAATGGGCCTCCTATTGCCTTTGATGGTAGAACAGCTGTATTTACGGCTCAGTCACCAGTGATACCCGGAGATAATTATTCTATTAAGCTCGTAGTTGCAGATGCGTCTGATACTGCTCTTGATTCTGGTGTTTTTCTGCAGGCTGGGAGTTTTAATTTGGGTGGAGATCTGGGAGACGATATTACAATTGTGGCCGGAAACGCTGAGTGCGGAGGAGAAATTGTGACTCTAGATACTCAAGCACCAACTGCAACACATGTTTGGTATAAAGATGGAATTGAAATACCTGGTGAGACCTCTTCTACATTAGATGTTTCTGAGGCAGGTATTTATTCGGTTGATGTTATTTTCTCAGGAGCTTGTCAGGCGTCAGATTCTGTAATCGTTGAATATAAACCTGTTCCAGTAGCAAACATACCTCCTAATTTAACAATCTGCAGCACAACAGGCACAGGTGAATTTATATTAACTGATAATGATTCTGAAATACTGGGAGCTCAAGATCCAACGGAATTTATCATTAGTTATCATTTAATTGAACAAGATGCTATAGATAACATAAATCCGTTAGCGAGTCCATATACTAATATTTCTAATCCACAGACTATTTGGGCTCGTATTGGTGAATTAAGTCAAGAGTGTTTTGCAATCACTTCTTTTGATTTAGAGTTTGTAAACTTAAATATTAATGCAGCCTTAACGCCTCAACAAGTTTGTGATGACAATAATGATGGCTTCGCTTCATTCAATCTAGCAGATACTAATGTTGAAGTTATTGCTGCTCTTGATCCAGCAACCGTGACCGTGTCTTATCATTTATCATTTGTAGATGCCGATACTGATGTAAATCCATTACCAATTCCATATACGAATTCTGTAATGAGCGCGCAGACGATTTGGGTAAGAGTAGAAGCAAATGGCACTACAGATTGTTATAACATAACGACCTTGGATTTATTTGTAAATCCACTACCTGTTCCAATTACTCCAACTCCATTGGAAGTTTGTGATGATGACAATGATGGTTTTTCAACATTTAATTTGATATTAAAAGATGCTGAAATTTTAGGCGGACAAACTGGAATGACGGTTACATATCATGAGACAGTTGCCGAAGCAGAGACAGGAGTAAACCCTCAAGCAAGTCCGTACAGTAATCTCTCCGCGAATAGTCAAATCATAATAGCAAGATTAGAAGATGATACCACAGGTTGTGCTGACACGGTTGAATTATTGTTAGTTGTGAATCCCCTACCTGCTGTTAGTGCGATTTCGAACTATGAATTATGTGATTATAATGCTCCCGGAGATGAAATAGAAGTTTTTGATTTGTCAACTAAAGATATGGAGGCTATTAATGGTCAAACAGGCGTTACTGTATCTTATCACGCAACTCAAACCGATGCAGAGACAGGGGCTAGTCCGTTACCAAATTTATACAGTAATACGAGTACTCCTCAAACTATTTTTGTCAATATTACGAATACTACAAGCAATTGTAATAGTGTTGGTAGTTTCGATTTAATAGTGAATCCACTTCCTGCATTGGTTGCTCCAACGCCTTTAGCGGTTTGTGATGATGGTACTCCAGATGGTATTACGATTATAGATTTAACGCTAAAGAATGTAGAGGTTACGGGTAACAATCCTAACTACTCTGTAAGTTATCATATTGATCAGTTTGATGCTGATAATAATTTAAATCCATTAGCGATCCCTTACACGAATTTATTCAACGGTCAGATTGTATTTGTGCGTGTTCAGGATATCAACACGGGCTGTTATGATACGACAACATTAGAGTTGGTAGTAGAGCAGGCACCTATAGCCAATACGCCAACTCCATTATTATATTGTGATCCAGACAGTGATGGATTTGGAGTTTTTGATTTAACGAGTAAAGATATTGAGATAACAGGAGGCGACCCAGCTCTTACGGTAAGTTACCATGAGACGATGGCAGATGCGAATAATAATGTGAACGCACTTACGAGTCCGTATAATAATATTGTAGAGAACCAACAGACGGTTTATGTGCGTGTGGAGAGTTCAACGATAGCTACTGCCTGTGCTACTATAGTAGAGTTGCAGTTAATTGTTAGTCCTACCCCACAATTGGGATCAGCACCAACAGCCTTAGAGGTTTGTGATGATTTATCAGCAGATGGTTTTGCACAGTTTGATTTGACCAGTAAGATTCCAGAGATTTTACAAAACTTAGCAGACCCTACCTTGTATACGGTAACGTTTTATGAGACAGAGATGAATGCAGATATGTCTAATAATCCGATTGCAACTCCAGCGAATTATACCAATACCACAGCGTTTAATCAGATTCTATGGGTTAGAGTAGAGGATATTGATCCAGCTACGGGATGTTATAAACTGACGACCTTAGAGCTTATCGTTAATGCATTACCAGTACTGTTACAGCCAGCACCACTAGAGTTATGTGATGATAATAATCCAGGAGATGAGGTAGAATTCTTTATGTTAGAGGATGCCACTGATGAGATATTAAACGGACAGACAGGGATTAGTTTAACCTATTTTGCGACACAGGCAGATGCAGATAATAATACCAATGCAATAACAAGTCCATATGAGAATACGAGTAACCCACAAACAATATTTGTACGCGCTACAAATGATGTTACAGGTTGTTTTGTAAGCACCACAGCTACGATACTTTTAAGGGTTAATCCAATTCCATCACCGACAGTTCCGACAGATTTAGAGGAGTGTGATGAGGATAATGATGGATTTACAGAATTTAACTTAGAGGATAGGACCTTGGAGATTATAGGAGGAGAGCTTGATATAGCCATTACCTACCATGAGACACAGCAAGATGCAGAGACAGGAGATAATGCACTAGCGAGTCCATACACGAATATCGTTATGGATGAGCAGATGATTTATATTAGAGCGACCAATACAGTTACGGGTTGTTATAATGCTTCGGAAGTTTTAATAATCCGAGTACTAGAATCACCAGAAGTTCCAGTAACGATAGTAGACTATGTGATTTGTGATACAAATTCAGATGGGATTACTCAATTTGATTTGACTACCAAGGATGCAGAGATATTAGGAGGACAGACAGATGTAACACTTACTTATCATGTTACAGCGGCCGATGCTCTTACAGGAAACAATGCAATAGCCAATGTTGGGAATTATACCAATACGAGTAATCCTCAGACGATTTATGTACGTTTGGTGAGTAATATTAACGGTTGTGTAGATGTAGGTCAGTTTGACTTACGGGTAGAGCTACCACCAGTAGCGGTACAGCCAACACCCTTAGAGCTATGTGATGATGAGATAGATGATGAGATTACAGTCTTTGACTTAACAGTAAAAGATGTAGAGATTACAGGAGGCGAAGCAAGTTGGAGTGTAAGTTATTATGAGACTGATGTAGATGCACAGGCTCAGACCAATGCAGTAGATGCAGGTGCTTATACCAATACTTCAGTAAATGGATTGCCAGCCAACCCTCAAACCTTATATGTAGTAGTTACCGATACCGATACTGGTTGTGTAGACTTCACTACCTTAACGATTCGCGTATTACCAAACCCAACACCAACAGAGGTATTACCAGAATTAGTATTATGTGATGATATCAATCCAGGCGATATGGAAGAGGTATTTGATCTGACCACTAATGAAGTATTATTACTTAATGGAGAGGTAGGAGTAACACCAAGCTATCATGAGACATTAGAGGATGCAGAAGAAGGGATCAATGCGATAGCAGATCCAACGATGTATACCAACACCAGTACGCCACAGTTGATTTATGTACGTGTGACAAATGATATCACAGGATGTTATACCATAGTTAACTTTACATTGTTGGTTAATCCATTACCAGATGTTGTTGCGGTGACCGACTTTATTGCATGTGAGCTTAATAACGATGGTTTTTATGATTTTGATTTAACGTTAAAAGATGCAGAGGTATTAAACGGTCAGGATGCTACCTTGTTTACGGTGACTTATCACGAGACACAGGCCGATGCTGATGCGCTAATCAATGCGCTAGTGAGTCCATATACGAACCTTACCAATCCACAACAGATTTTTGTAGCAATTACAAATAACGATACGGGCTGTTCTATAAGTACACCGAGTTTCAATATAGAAGTTCAAGAGGCAGCTGAGGCTAATAGTGATATGGAGCCAATTGTATTTGAGATTTGTGATGATGAGATGGATGATGATAATGATCCAACGAATAACAGTGCGCAGTTTGATTTAACACTTCAAAATGATGCAATATTAGACGGTCAAGATCCAGCGAACTATATAGTGAGCTATTATGCAAGTGAGGCCGATGCAGAGCTGGGTGTGAACCCCTTACCATTTTTATATGAGAATGTGGTTAACCCACAAGTGATCTGGGCTCGAGTTGATAATGACACACTAGATGTCGCAGGTATGGACACATCAATCTGTTATGCTGTAGCCCCACTAACACTTCAGGTGAATCCATTACCAGTATTTGATTTGGAAGACAGCTATATTTTATGTGTTGACACAAATGGGAGCGAGGTATTAAATCTTCCAGTATTAGAAACCGGACTTGATACAGGGCAATACACATTTGTATGGTTCTTTAATGGTACAGAGATTGCAGGTGCAACAGACTCTAGTTATATGCCAAGTGAGGGCGGAACCTACAGTGTTACTGTTACAGATGTTACAAGTTCTCCAAACACAATGTGTGAGAGCAGTGATATTACTGAGGTTATAGAGAGCTCACCGCCAACAGTAATGGCATTAGTTGTAAGTCTTGATTTTGCAGATGTTCATGTTATCGAAGTTACTGTTGAGGGGTCTGGAGACTATGAGTATAGTTTAGATGGTGGACCATGGCAGGATGATAATATATTTACAGATGTATCAATAGGAGATCATACCGTAACGGTGAGAGATAAGATTGGTTGTGGAGAGGCCAGTGATGACGTGACGGTTATGGATTATCCAAAATTCTTTACACCAAATGGAGATGGATATAATGATACGTGGAACATAACAGATATAGATAACCAACCTAATGCAAAAATTTATATATTTGACAGATACGGAAAGTTAATCAAACAACTCAGTCCTTCGGGAATAGGTTGGAATGGGACCTATAATGGTAATCCAATGCCAACGAGTGATTACTGGTTTGTAGTTGAGTATAATGAACGTTCAACAGGTGAACGTAAAGAATTTAAAGCCCATTTTACCTTGAAAAGATAA